Genomic segment of Peromyscus leucopus breed LL Stock chromosome 23, UCI_PerLeu_2.1, whole genome shotgun sequence:
tcctcccgcAAGTGTTAAGCAGGCAAGTCAGAAGGGAGCACCCATGCTTGTCACCTCCCCACAAGCCTCACCTCCATGAGGGTCTCTTCTGGGAGGTCAGGAGCCTCGAATGTCACAGCCCCCTCCAAGTTGGCAGCAAGGGGGTCAGCAAGGCTACAGCAGTGGCCTGGGGCAGAAAGCTCAGGGgcctcaccacaggccccagGTACTAAGTGGCGGGCAGAGGAAGAGCCGGCAGAGCCCAGGGAGCTGGAAGAGCCCACTGTAGGTAGATGGCTGGTAAGGGACAGGCAGCTTGCCTGCTTTTCACCCTGCAATCTCTGGCCCTCTGAACTCCATCTCTAGAGTTCAGATGTGCCTCAGTTTACATTCTTCCTTATCCTGATGTTTCAATAGGGAACACGAGAAGTCAAAGGTGCCAGCACCCCTAGGGCTCCATCTTGGAGTACCCTAGCTCCTAATACTTAAACCCACATCTGCCCAGAGAAGGCAGGGAAGCCACGTGCAAAACTGGGTGGTATAGGTAAGGCAAGGCAACCATTGCCATCATTGTGAAATTCTGGATCTATTCTGGAACCAGGACTCCCAGACAACAAAGACTGGCCCCTTTCAGGGAAGATGGACACAGAGACCAGCATCTTGGGCACCACCCCTGTTCCATGTACATGCTGGGAATGCCACAGACTTTATAAAAATGGATCTTCAGGACTATGCTACACAACAGGGATTTTGCATTCAAGAATCCCCATCCCAAGATGCTGCTCTTACTTGGCATAGCCCTCACCTGAGAACATTCTGGTGCGGGTGCCCTGGGGTGGTGTGGTACCACTGGGTGGGGAGCCCACGGTGAACACCACAGGTGCTGGGCTGCTGGCCCCTCCAGCACGGGCTCCTGGATGCAGGATCCCTCCAAAACCAGCAGAGGGAGCTAAAGAACAAGGCAGGCTCAGGACCAGGCTGGGCCAGACTCCCAGGACACCCCCCAGGCCCTCACATACCAATCTCCATAGGCTTCTCCTGCAAGCTGTCAGTGCTGCCTGAGTCAGAGGCCTGCGTCCCAAATGCAGCCTTGAGCAGCAGATCCGTAAGACGGCTGGTGCTGAAGGACCTGAGGCGGCAGGAACGGGGAGgcagtgtgtgtggggagggctCTGGCTCAGCAGCTGGGGCCCCATTTCTGCACACAGCCACACCTCAGGCTAGTCCTGAGGGGCTGTAGTTCTCTAACTCACTTCCTTTTTCAAACACGGAAAACAGGCTGGGCTGCAAGGGCCCACCACCAATTCCCAACACCTGCCTCACTGGGCAGCCAGTGCGCGCGCGCGGCGGTGGTGACTTTGGTCAGGAATGATAGGGAGGCACAGCCCTCCCAACCCACTTACCGGCCAAAGGGGCCCCTGGTGTCTTCAGCAGGCCGCAGGCCAGAGCCCAGCTGCTGGCCCTGAAAAGGACCCGCCTCTGAGAGGTCAGGCAGTGTGCGGTTCCGAGGGGGTGTCATTACTACACCCTGCCGAGCCAACAGGGTCAGCAAATTCTGAGAGCTAGGAGCTTTCGGGAAGTCAAATGAGGACCCCGCCTAGGAGGGAAGGACAGCACTGAGAAGGTCCACCTCAGAACCCACAGCCCAGGATGGAGCCCCTGAGGACATCTGTCCCTCTAGATCAGGCACTGAGGACGTATGTACAGGCTCTTACAACATGAGGTGGCAGCTGCTGTGTGGGGCCCCCTTTTCCAAAAGGAAAGCTAACACAGAGAGAACTACACCATGTCTCTAAGTCACACACTGGACTTGTGACATTTTTTGAAATGGAGTCTTACCAAACAGCCCATTCAACATTCAGACCCTCCCAAAAGCTGGGCTTATAGGTACGTGCCATCATGTCTAGTCTGAGATTTCTTCCCTATACTCAAACTAAGCCTATTCATCCTAGGAAAAAAACTTGTGGTGCCACACTACCACAGGGAAGCAGCCATGGCCTAGAAGAGACATGGGGCCCGGGCTTTCTTCCCAATGAACTGCCCGGCCCATCAGGGAAGCTGGCAGTCCCCATTCTGTGAGGCCTTACGAAGTAAAGGTGAGAAGCCATCTCCGAGAATCACCTTCCCGAAACCCCTGCCCTGCTGGGCACCTCCAGGGAAGCAGCTTGAGGGTGAAGCCCAACAGGCGGCCAAGACACAGAGACCAGGTCCTTTCCTACCCCATCTCCTTCACCAGAGCTCAGGCCCTCCTTGAAGTCAGCCCAGACATTACCTTGGTGGGGGAGCCTAGGATGGGGGGTAGGGGACTCCGCTGTAGGAAGTCAGGCAGCTTAGGTGAGCCACGCAGTGGCCGGCAAGACTGTAGCCCCGGGCATGGCTGGGGTGCGCTGGCCTGGGGTGGGCTGAAGGTGGCTCCCAGCGGGTCTGTTGGGGGCTTGGGCAGCTTGGGGCGCACAACATGGAAGTCAGACAGGTTGGGGGCGCTGTGCAGGCGGCAGCCCAGCCCAGTGGTCCGTGGAGAGTGCTCAGGCACAGAGGAgcctggggacagggacagagacagggtcCTGAGCTGGGCACACTGGGAAAGTACCAAGCAAGGCACTGCCCCGCTCTAGGTCTCTGTGGCAATCATTCTGGACACCTCACTCGAGAACACAAGAACTCTTACAGCGACCTTGGGAAGCCTCCATGGAGCAGAGGCACAGAGGGCCTAGCAATCTGTCCAAAGCCACACAGTTGTGGAGTACATACATGGAACTGAGCGGCAGGGGGCATCCTCTGTGATCCAAAGGTTGATGCCAGACTATTTCacagtacttcctactttctccctAAGAGCAGGAGCCTCAACAACAGGAAGGAGACCCCAGCTATCCTTCAGGTCTGCTCTACAGACGCTCAGGCCAGGGGCTGTGCCCACACCTACCTGGTCGTGGTGATCTGCCAGCTCGCATATCAGCTCCTTGTGGGGAGGGCACTCTGTTCCAGCCGGGCCGCTCAGGGATGGTTCCCACTGAAAAGGTGGCTAGATCAGACCACAGCAAATAGAGGGGTCActacacccaccccaccccctcagatGAGAAAGGAATGCCCACTGGTTCTCATCCCCACATAGACTTACCTTGGGGAGAGGGTGTATAAGGACGGCCACCTCCTAATGACAGCTTCCTGGCCAACATGGCTCCAtcagtgtgggaggggggagatggGCTGGCCCGAGCAAAGCCCAGGGGGCTGGTGCTACCTGACCGTCTGATGGCAGAGGACCTGCACATAGTCAGGGCACATGAGGTCTCGTCAACATCACTGAGGGCCCCTTGATGTTACTCAGCGTTTCCTTGGCTGTTCTGGCTTACAGGCACTGTAACTGCTAACCCAAATCGCCTTCTATAGCTTCTGTGAAAACACTCATCCAACCCCCAACATTTACTTTAGTCTACCAAACACATCTTGCCAACAAGATGGGTTTTATGAGCCCAGGAGCCCCTAGCAGTTATAGAGTTCTACACATTCCATGACTGTCACAGGACAGCTGCGGCAAGGCTTAATGAAGCCGGGGCACTGACCGGGCCGCCTGGTGCTGAGTGGGCGACTGCAGATTCTGCTCGATGCGCTGGTAGTTATGCACCTGAGTGGGGACAGGAATGGGGACCGAGGCACCGCACCTGTTGCTGGAGAAGGGGCCAGGCCGGCTGTGGAGAGAGGGTAGCCACTGTAGACAGCACTGGGAGAGTCTCAGGCCCAGACACATTTGGGGAGAGAGGTCTCAGCTTTGCCGCCCAGGCCTGAAGAGCTGGCTTCACACCGAACCCCCTGCACACTGTGTCTGTGTGACCCCCAAAGGTGTTCCAACAGCCTAATCTAGACAAGACCCTGAAGGCAGTATCCTCAGTTGGTCCCTTCATTAGTCCAGCCACACATCAACAACAGCCCTTCAGTGGGACATTCATATTGCCATGTCTGGCCAAGTCTGATCGAATACAGGACCTTTAGACACAATAGATCTTGCCAAGAAAGGTGGCCATGATGCTGAGGGTCCCTGGTGACCATCTATGCTTACCCCGAGGGACTAGGAGAACTGCTGCAGGTTGGAGAGGGAGACGGGGTGCGACCATGGCTCTCTAGGCCAGCAGAGGCCACCAGCGAGCTCCTGGTGGCAGAAGGACAGACACCTTTAGACAGATGCATCCAGACCCTAAACTCCCTCACCAGGCTTCCCTAAGGCAGCCTTAGTCCTTCCCAAATGGCCTATTCCAGGCCAAGACCCAAAGGCCCGATTTATCTCTGAGCAGACATCAAAAGAGACTTACTCACCCACTACACAGCAGACTGTCAGGTGGGGGCTTGGCAATGGCTGCCTCAGCTACTAGGTCACCTGTGGAAGAAGAAATCATCTGACCAAGGTGCCCCCTGCCTTCCTTGGCTCACCtaaccctctctctgtctctctgtgctcTGTCCAATGTCCCTGTTCTCCCCAGAGTGAAGTCTCGGCAGCGCAGTTAATTGCTAATACAGTGGCTTTGTGGGGTCCCAGTGCAAAGGCAGTCCACTCCAGGACAAAAGTGGACACTGGGGTGGCAGCCCTTCTGCACCTCCTATGTGTTATACAGACACTACATGGACCACCCACGTCCCTTGTTTTATACTCTGGAACCTGGGCACAAGGCTCTCCAGATACACCTGTGGTGATGACATCCTCCCCAGAAAGTTCAGGGCTCTAGAAACCCATTCCAATGGCCCACAGGAAGTCAGGTCTGAACCCCATggccacatgcatgtggaagtacCTAGTTGTCTGATACACCCTTATACTCCCCCAACGAATACTGTATGGGAGTTTGCCTGCCTGTGTAGTGGGACCTGACCTGGAAACTGGGCTGGGACCATGACAAAGTCGTCTGTGTCACAGGAGTCTTTGCTGCTTCCACCAGAGTCCCGGGAACCCTGCAGAAAGCCAGCAGCGTCGGCTGGGGAGGTAAGGGTCTTCTGTAGCTGCGGcatctcccccaaggactgcaaaACAGAGCAGGGTTTATGAACCACAGGCAATCAACCTCCCCAAGAACAGTGCAGGCCACAGTggttctccagccccacagtgcTAAGCAAAGGGGCTGGGCTTAGACATTCTCTGCAGCAGAAcagatatttctcttttctttttaaagattgtttatttattacatatacagtgttctgcctgcatgtatgcttgcaggccagaagagggcaccatctCTATTatggacggttgtgagccaccatctggttgctgggaattgaattggggatctctggaagagcaaccagtgctcttaacctctgagccatctctctaaaaCATTAAAGGCAAGTGCCTCTTTAGGGTTAGTGCCAGGAGTTTATACACACACTGCTTGGGAGCCTGCAGCTCTTAGCCATTCATGAAGAATCCACCTCTGTCTGGAACAGTGTTCACCTTTCATCCTTCTTCACCCCACCTCTCCACTTCTATCTAGTAACCAGGGCACATAGAGTAGTGTCCCTGTGAGGAAGCTGCCACTGCAGACCACACCAAGCGGGCACCATGTCGACACACCTCCAGACTCCAGAGCAGGTGGCAATGCTTGGCACAGGCTTACTTTTCACGGAATGAGCGCCACCCAGAAGGAGCCCTCACCACCAGACACAGACCGCAGAACATGCTCCCAACTATGGGCCAAACCCAAACACTAGCTTATTACTGCTCAACCAAACACTAAGGAACATTCAGATAGGGCTCAAGCCCCATTCAGGCATGACCAACAGACCTGGCACTGTCACTGGGCACCAGTGAGAGTGTGGATCCCTTCCCTAGTCAAGCAGGACACAGGCTACACAGACCATGCCTAAAGCATGTAAGGACCAGAGGCAGCTTCACCTATTTATGCACACCCATCACTATGCATTCCATGGCCCAAGAGAAACCCAGGAAGCCAACTCACCGGCGGGGAGGCCAGGTGTGATGCAGAGCTACTGCTAGAGCTGCTGCCAGACCCTGAGCTTGGATACGAGGGCACAGGCACAGGTGGGGCTGCAAGAGGAAACGTGGGTCAGTATGCACGCTGCTGGACCCACTGCAGCTCTGGGGACATGGCTGCCTTTGACTGGCCCGAGTACTCCAATTCACACCACAGAGACAAGCAGCCAGCATCAGTGGTACCTCCAGTGCCCCCCACTTTCCCAAAGTGTCTCCCAAAATAGCATGTGGCACCTATAGACATGGGGAACATGTCATAAGCCCTGTCTGTGCCCAGGACCTCCAGAGACTCACACTTCTTGATGGTGGTGCTGGCATCTAAGAAAGGGTGGTGGAAAAATTCATCTGTGGATAAAAAGAGTGAATTATCTTGGTGCCCGTGACCCCGACAGCCTAACCACAGAGCCCTGGGTGTCAAGGCCAGGCCCCAGCTACCTGGGCAGAGTCAGGGCCCCAGAGGGTGGCTCTGAGAACATCTGACCCCCATTTCAGCAGGGTCCATTCTGCTGG
This window contains:
- the Ulk1 gene encoding serine/threonine-protein kinase ULK1 isoform X3, producing MEPGRGGGVETVGKFEFSRKDLIGHGAFAVVFKGRHREKHDLEVAVKCINKKNLAKSQTLLGKEIKILKELKHENIVALYDFQEMANSVYLVMEYCNGGDLADYLHTMRTLSEDTVRLFLQQIAGAMQLLHSKGIIHRDLKPQNILLSNPGGRRANPSNIRVKIADFGFARYLQSNMMAATLCGSPMYMAPEVIMSQHYDGKADLWSIGTIVYQCLTGKAPFQASSPQDLRLFYEKNKTLVPAIPRETSAPLRQLLLALLQRNHKDRMDFDEFFHHPFLDASTTIKKSPPVPVPSYPSSGSGSSSSSSSASHLASPPSLGEMPQLQKTLTSPADAAGFLQGSRDSGGSSKDSCDTDDFVMVPAQFPGDLVAEAAIAKPPPDSLLCSGSSLVASAGLESHGRTPSPSPTCSSSPSPSGRPGPFSSNRCGASVPIPVPTQVHNYQRIEQNLQSPTQHQAARSSAIRRSGSTSPLGFARASPSPPSHTDGAMLARKLSLGGGRPYTPSPQATFSVGTIPERPGWNRVPSPQGADMRAGRSPRPGSSVPEHSPRTTGLGCRLHSAPNLSDFHVVRPKLPKPPTDPLGATFSPPQASAPQPCPGLQSCRPLRGSPKLPDFLQRSPLPPILGSPTKAGSSFDFPKAPSSQNLLTLLARQGVVMTPPRNRTLPDLSEAGPFQGQQLGSGLRPAEDTRGPFGRSFSTSRLTDLLLKAAFGTQASDSGSTDSLQEKPMEIAPSAGFGGILHPGARAGGASSPAPVVFTVGSPPSGTTPPQGTRTRMFSVGSSSSLGSAGSSSARHLVPGACGEAPELSAPGHCCSLADPLAANLEGAVTFEAPDLPEETLMEQILEIAALKGSASEAAGGPEYQLQESVVADQISQLSRDWGFAEQLVLYLKVAELLSSGLQTAIGQIRAGKLCLSSTVKQVVRRLNELYKASVVSCRGLNLRLQRFFLDKQRLLDGIHGVTAERLILSHAVQMVQSAALDEMFQHREGCVPRYHKALLLLEGLQHTLTDQADIENIAKCKLCIERRLSALLSGICA
- the Ulk1 gene encoding serine/threonine-protein kinase ULK1 isoform X2, which gives rise to MEPGRGGGVETVGKFEFSRKDLIGHGAFAVVFKGRHREKHDLEVAVKCINKKNLAKSQTLLGKEIKILKELKHENIVALYDFQEMANSVYLVMEYCNGGDLADYLHTMRTLSEDTVRLFLQQIAGAMQLLHSKGIIHRDLKPQNILLSNPGGRRANPSNIRVKIADFGFARYLQSNMMAATLCGSPMYMAPEVIMSQHYDGKADLWSIGTIVYQCLTGKAPFQASSPQDLRLFYEKNKTLVPAIPRETSAPLRQLLLALLQRNHKDRMDFDEFFHHPFLDASTTIKKSPPVPVPSYPSSGSGSSSSSSSASHLASPPSLGEMPQLQKTLTSPADAAGFLQGSRDSGGSSKDSCDTDDFVMVPAQFPGDLVAEAAIAKPPPDSLLCSGSSLVASAGLESHGRTPSPSPTCSSSPSPSGRPGPFSSNRCGASVPIPVPTQVHNYQRIEQNLQSPTQHQAARSSAIRRSGSTSPLGFARASPSPPSHTDGAMLARKLSLGGGRPYTPSPQVGTIPERPGWNRVPSPQGADMRAGRSPRPGSSVPEHSPRTTGLGCRLHSAPNLSDFHVVRPKLPKPPTDPLGATFSPPQASAPQPCPGLQSCRPLRGSPKLPDFLQRSPLPPILGSPTKAGSSFDFPKAPSSQNLLTLLARQGVVMTPPRNRTLPDLSEAGPFQGQQLGSGLRPAEDTRGPFGRSFSTSRLTDLLLKAAFGTQASDSGSTDSLQEKPMEIAPSAGFGGILHPGARAGGASSPAPVVFTVGSPPSGTTPPQGTRTRMFSVGSSSSLGSAGSSSARHLVPGACGEAPELSAPGHCCSLADPLAANLEGAVTFEAPDLPEETLMEQEHTETLHNLRFTLAFAQQILEIAALKGSASEAAGGPEYQLQESVVADQISQLSRDWGFAEQLVLYLKVAELLSSGLQTAIGQIRAGKLCLSSTVKQVVRRLNELYKASVVSCRGLNLRLQRFFLDKQRLLDGIHGVTAERLILSHAVQMVQSAALDEMFQHREGCVPRYHKALLLLEGLQHTLTDQADIENIAKCKLCIERRLSALLSGICA
- the Ulk1 gene encoding serine/threonine-protein kinase ULK1 isoform X1, translating into MEPGRGGGVETVGKFEFSRKDLIGHGAFAVVFKGRHREKHDLEVAVKCINKKNLAKSQTLLGKEIKILKELKHENIVALYDFQEMANSVYLVMEYCNGGDLADYLHTMRTLSEDTVRLFLQQIAGAMQLLHSKGIIHRDLKPQNILLSNPGGRRANPSNIRVKIADFGFARYLQSNMMAATLCGSPMYMAPEVIMSQHYDGKADLWSIGTIVYQCLTGKAPFQASSPQDLRLFYEKNKTLVPAIPRETSAPLRQLLLALLQRNHKDRMDFDEFFHHPFLDASTTIKKSPPVPVPSYPSSGSGSSSSSSSASHLASPPSLGEMPQLQKTLTSPADAAGFLQGSRDSGGSSKDSCDTDDFVMVPAQFPGDLVAEAAIAKPPPDSLLCSGSSLVASAGLESHGRTPSPSPTCSSSPSPSGRPGPFSSNRCGASVPIPVPTQVHNYQRIEQNLQSPTQHQAARSSAIRRSGSTSPLGFARASPSPPSHTDGAMLARKLSLGGGRPYTPSPQATFSVGTIPERPGWNRVPSPQGADMRAGRSPRPGSSVPEHSPRTTGLGCRLHSAPNLSDFHVVRPKLPKPPTDPLGATFSPPQASAPQPCPGLQSCRPLRGSPKLPDFLQRSPLPPILGSPTKAGSSFDFPKAPSSQNLLTLLARQGVVMTPPRNRTLPDLSEAGPFQGQQLGSGLRPAEDTRGPFGRSFSTSRLTDLLLKAAFGTQASDSGSTDSLQEKPMEIAPSAGFGGILHPGARAGGASSPAPVVFTVGSPPSGTTPPQGTRTRMFSVGSSSSLGSAGSSSARHLVPGACGEAPELSAPGHCCSLADPLAANLEGAVTFEAPDLPEETLMEQEHTETLHNLRFTLAFAQQILEIAALKGSASEAAGGPEYQLQESVVADQISQLSRDWGFAEQLVLYLKVAELLSSGLQTAIGQIRAGKLCLSSTVKQVVRRLNELYKASVVSCRGLNLRLQRFFLDKQRLLDGIHGVTAERLILSHAVQMVQSAALDEMFQHREGCVPRYHKALLLLEGLQHTLTDQADIENIAKCKLCIERRLSALLSGICA
- the Ulk1 gene encoding serine/threonine-protein kinase ULK1 isoform X5, with translation MRTLSEDTVRLFLQQIAGAMQLLHSKGIIHRDLKPQNILLSNPGGRRANPSNIRVKIADFGFARYLQSNMMAATLCGSPMYMAPEVIMSQHYDGKADLWSIGTIVYQCLTGKAPFQASSPQDLRLFYEKNKTLVPAIPRETSAPLRQLLLALLQRNHKDRMDFDEFFHHPFLDASTTIKKSPPVPVPSYPSSGSGSSSSSSSASHLASPPSLGEMPQLQKTLTSPADAAGFLQGSRDSGGSSKDSCDTDDFVMVPAQFPGDLVAEAAIAKPPPDSLLCSGSSLVASAGLESHGRTPSPSPTCSSSPSPSGRPGPFSSNRCGASVPIPVPTQVHNYQRIEQNLQSPTQHQAARSSAIRRSGSTSPLGFARASPSPPSHTDGAMLARKLSLGGGRPYTPSPQATFSVGTIPERPGWNRVPSPQGADMRAGRSPRPGSSVPEHSPRTTGLGCRLHSAPNLSDFHVVRPKLPKPPTDPLGATFSPPQASAPQPCPGLQSCRPLRGSPKLPDFLQRSPLPPILGSPTKAGSSFDFPKAPSSQNLLTLLARQGVVMTPPRNRTLPDLSEAGPFQGQQLGSGLRPAEDTRGPFGRSFSTSRLTDLLLKAAFGTQASDSGSTDSLQEKPMEIAPSAGFGGILHPGARAGGASSPAPVVFTVGSPPSGTTPPQGTRTRMFSVGSSSSLGSAGSSSARHLVPGACGEAPELSAPGHCCSLADPLAANLEGAVTFEAPDLPEETLMEQEHTETLHNLRFTLAFAQQILEIAALKGSASEAAGGPEYQLQESVVADQISQLSRDWGFAEQLVLYLKVAELLSSGLQTAIGQIRAGKLCLSSTVKQVVRRLNELYKASVVSCRGLNLRLQRFFLDKQRLLDGIHGVTAERLILSHAVQMVQSAALDEMFQHREGCVPRYHKALLLLEGLQHTLTDQADIENIAKCKLCIERRLSALLSGICA
- the Ulk1 gene encoding serine/threonine-protein kinase ULK1 isoform X4, coding for MANSVYLVMEYCNGGDLADYLHTMRTLSEDTVRLFLQQIAGAMQLLHSKGIIHRDLKPQNILLSNPGGRRANPSNIRVKIADFGFARYLQSNMMAATLCGSPMYMAPEVIMSQHYDGKADLWSIGTIVYQCLTGKAPFQASSPQDLRLFYEKNKTLVPAIPRETSAPLRQLLLALLQRNHKDRMDFDEFFHHPFLDASTTIKKSPPVPVPSYPSSGSGSSSSSSSASHLASPPSLGEMPQLQKTLTSPADAAGFLQGSRDSGGSSKDSCDTDDFVMVPAQFPGDLVAEAAIAKPPPDSLLCSGSSLVASAGLESHGRTPSPSPTCSSSPSPSGRPGPFSSNRCGASVPIPVPTQVHNYQRIEQNLQSPTQHQAARSSAIRRSGSTSPLGFARASPSPPSHTDGAMLARKLSLGGGRPYTPSPQATFSVGTIPERPGWNRVPSPQGADMRAGRSPRPGSSVPEHSPRTTGLGCRLHSAPNLSDFHVVRPKLPKPPTDPLGATFSPPQASAPQPCPGLQSCRPLRGSPKLPDFLQRSPLPPILGSPTKAGSSFDFPKAPSSQNLLTLLARQGVVMTPPRNRTLPDLSEAGPFQGQQLGSGLRPAEDTRGPFGRSFSTSRLTDLLLKAAFGTQASDSGSTDSLQEKPMEIAPSAGFGGILHPGARAGGASSPAPVVFTVGSPPSGTTPPQGTRTRMFSVGSSSSLGSAGSSSARHLVPGACGEAPELSAPGHCCSLADPLAANLEGAVTFEAPDLPEETLMEQEHTETLHNLRFTLAFAQQILEIAALKGSASEAAGGPEYQLQESVVADQISQLSRDWGFAEQLVLYLKVAELLSSGLQTAIGQIRAGKLCLSSTVKQVVRRLNELYKASVVSCRGLNLRLQRFFLDKQRLLDGIHGVTAERLILSHAVQMVQSAALDEMFQHREGCVPRYHKALLLLEGLQHTLTDQADIENIAKCKLCIERRLSALLSGICA